The genome window AAAAACTTTCATTAGCCGTGCTTTTAGGTTAGCTTCTCCTTTGTGTAATGTTAAATCAACAAATCATTTATTAACAACAAATGAAAATAAGGGTAAATTCATTTTTAAAATAGATCATAAAAAACAATCTGCTAAAAAACTTGAAATAATCTTTAAAAAAGATTCTAAACCATTAATTAAAGATAATACTGGTTATTTGTTTCATGTTTTTAATAGAGAATATGTTAGTGAAAATTTAGAATCTGCTGATTTTAAACCTGATGATAATATTTCGGGTTATATTTTAGGTAAAACTAATATCGATGTGACTAAGGAAAAAAAAGAGCTTAATGATCTTCTCCAAGATCAAAAACGAATTCATAAGAAAATGAATAATGCTATTCAAAAAGCTATTTTAGAATTAGATGATCTCAAAATAAGTAAAAATACTAAAGAGTATAAAGAAGTAAATTTTGATAAGGTTATACAAAATATTGAGATTAAGGAAACACAGAGTTTTGATTCACTTAAAGAGGATCATCAAAAATTAAAAGCTATGCCTGATGGAATAAAAGATATCAATGAACTTTCATTTCACATTGACATTTCACTGATTGATGAGGTAGAATATTTGTTGAAAACGTCTTTTAGTAAATCTAATCTTAATAAACAATTTGTTGAGGATATAAAATCTAAACAAGATTTTATTGAACATGGTATAAATTTATACAAATTCAAAGATCAGCACTGTCCCTTTTGTAAACAATCTTTAAGTAATGATGCTATTAATTTAATAAATAAATATAATAAGTATATTGGAGATTCAGAAGCAAAAACCATTAAAAAAATGGATAATCAGATTAAGAAATTAGATTTACTAAAAGAAGAAATTGAAAACCATTATAATATCTTTAATGAGGTATATATCCAATTTAATAATCTTAATAATTATTTACCTTCTTCAAACTTTGAATTAAAAAATTTATCGAATAATGATTCAGTTTTAGTTAAAATTGAAGAATTAAAAAGTATGTTGATTCATAAAAAAATGGATATTGAGTTTACAAATTTTGATTTTGAGAAACAAATTGAGTTTGTCATGTCTTTTTTAAATCGATTAGAAAAAGAGTTTTCAGGGTCTAATACTGAAATTACTCTGTTAAATAAAACTAAAAACTCAATTAGTATTGAACGACGCAAATTAAACAAAAAAATTTGTAATGCGAGATATATGTTCATTCTAAAGGAACAAAAAGAAAATATTGCGAAAAATAAGGTTCTAGAATCAAAGATTTCTGAACTTCAGCTTGATATTGAAGAAAAAGAAAATAAATCTAAGATTAAAAAAAGAACTAAGGTTATTAGATCACTGAAATACTTTTTAAACTTTTTCTTTAGTGATAAATATAGTTTTGATGAGAATGAGTTTAGTATTACCTTTATGGATCAAAGTCTTTCAAATAATGCGCCACATGTATTAAGTGATGGTGAAAAAGGTATAGTGGCTTTTTGTTATTATCTTGCTTCTGTTCATACTATTATACAGAAAGAAGATGATTATAAAAAATTATTTTTCGTAATTGACGACCCAATTTCAAGCATGGACTTTAATTTTGTTTATAAAGTTACTCAGAGCATAAGTATCATAAATCAACATTTTGATCCAAAAAGTTTTGATAGATTTATAATTTTAACACATAATTTAGAATTCATGAATTTATTAATGAGTAATAGAATTATAGGTCAAAAATATATTCTTAAAAAGAATGACATTGCTATTTGGAATGATCAATTAATGCTACCCTATGAAAATCATTTGAATGATATAATTGAAATAGTCAATAGTAATCAAAAACCTTCCCATACTACTCCCAATTCTATAAGGCATGTATTAGAAACTATCTGTCATTTTGAAAACAGAAACAAAAATCTTGCTAAATTTATATTTGAAAATCCTAAACTTAAGTGTGATTCTTATATTCATTCAATAATACAAGATTTATCTCATGGTAAAGTTCGTTATCAACCCTTACCTGAAGATGATTTAATTAGTGCTTGCAATGTAGTTGTTGATTTTATTTCAGAGAGGTATCCGGGACAATTATATTCCAATTAACCATATCTTCTTCTTATTCTCACACTTAAACCAGAGTTTGGACCTGCGGGAATTCCTAGTGCAGTGTCTACACCAACATTTTTTCTTAAATCTTCGAGCAATTTATTGGGATTTACTGTAGTTCCTATTAATTCTTGAGAAGCAGATCTTGGCCTTTGAACATGTTTAGCTCTATATATTTCCAATTCATATCTTTGAGCAATAGCTTTTATACACAAAGCACGGATATAAAATCGGTTAAATTCTCCTTCTGCTAAAGTAATATGAGCATCTTTTGGAACTTTTTTTTGGCCTGTTCGACTTCTAGCACTAGGTTCCATACTAGATAAACAGTTTTCATTTAAAATACATTGAGATAATGAATTTGAATCTCCATCAACTGTTGCATCTAGTAATAAATGAGTATATTTATCTTCATAGCCCGATTTTAATCGCTTACTCATGTATAATCTATCATTTCCAATATCTAAATTTATTTCACTATCCATTATTTTTCTTACATCTTCAAAATCTAAATCTTCAAGATTCATTTTATCACTCTAGTTCATAGTATTTTTTATAACATTAATATAATTTATTATAAACTGATTGATGATTATTATATTATCATATATAAAAAAATAAATGGATTTAAAAGAATAGTAATTTTAAAATAAAAATTAAATGATTTCATTTTGAATTAATGAAAACTTTATCATTCATTTCCCTGTAATTAACCAGATCTTCCACAGTGACTACACACATATTGTGTTTTAGGGCAAAACTAACTATTTCTGGTAATCTGGCCATGGTTCCATCGGGATTGGTAAGTTCACACAGCACGCCGTATGGTTTAAGTCCTGCCAATCTAGCCATATCAACCACAGATTCAGTGTGGCCCCTGCGCTCTAAGACTCCGCCTGGTTTTGCTCTTAGTGGGAATACATGTCCTGGGTGATTTAAGTCTTTACTCTGAGCATTATCAGCAATGGCTGCTTTTATAGTGGTTAATCTATCTGCGGCAGATACTCCAGTGGTGACACCTGCTGCGGCTTCAATAGATATAGTAAAAGCAGTCTGGTAGGGACTGGAATTGTGTTCAACCATCATAGGTAGGCCAAGATCATCTACCTTTTCATCAGGCAAGCATAAACAGACAATTCCACTGCATTCTCTTATTAATAGGGCCATCTGGGATTCAGTTAGTGTTTCAGCAGCGAATATTATATCGCCTTCATTTTCACGGTCTTCATCATCGGTAACTATTACGCCATGGCCATTTTTTAGGGCATTGAGAGCATTTTCCATCCTCTCTTGTGAGTTACCAAATTGGGCCAGTAATTTTTGATTCATGGTAGTAAAACCTCCTTTTTGAGTGACTACAGAATCAGGGCAAAAATAAATATAGACTGGTCTAATGTATATCCTCAGATTAAATTAATATGTTCTGAGATCATCAAACATCTATTCTCTTCCATCCGGACTTTAACCGTCGGCTCTGGAATTTCACCAGATCAGCTTGACCTCCTTAAATTAAGGAGCGCTCGCGGGCTTCCATAATATGGTCACCGCCGGTAGGGAATTTCACCCTGCCCTGAGAATAAGTCAGTTTAATATCTATGTTTTTTGGGGTTGTAAAGTTATTGGGGGTTGATATTTTTCCCGTGTTTTTGTGTCCAGTTTTGCATTTTGCGTCGTAGGTAGTTGATTGTTCCGTGTAT of Methanobacterium alcaliphilum contains these proteins:
- a CDS encoding AAA family ATPase yields the protein MSKDKLIEINLDLKNLGPHVDLNFSDKTSSIKMGIFANNGLGKTFISRAFRLASPLCNVKSTNHLLTTNENKGKFIFKIDHKKQSAKKLEIIFKKDSKPLIKDNTGYLFHVFNREYVSENLESADFKPDDNISGYILGKTNIDVTKEKKELNDLLQDQKRIHKKMNNAIQKAILELDDLKISKNTKEYKEVNFDKVIQNIEIKETQSFDSLKEDHQKLKAMPDGIKDINELSFHIDISLIDEVEYLLKTSFSKSNLNKQFVEDIKSKQDFIEHGINLYKFKDQHCPFCKQSLSNDAINLINKYNKYIGDSEAKTIKKMDNQIKKLDLLKEEIENHYNIFNEVYIQFNNLNNYLPSSNFELKNLSNNDSVLVKIEELKSMLIHKKMDIEFTNFDFEKQIEFVMSFLNRLEKEFSGSNTEITLLNKTKNSISIERRKLNKKICNARYMFILKEQKENIAKNKVLESKISELQLDIEEKENKSKIKKRTKVIRSLKYFLNFFFSDKYSFDENEFSITFMDQSLSNNAPHVLSDGEKGIVAFCYYLASVHTIIQKEDDYKKLFFVIDDPISSMDFNFVYKVTQSISIINQHFDPKSFDRFIILTHNLEFMNLLMSNRIIGQKYILKKNDIAIWNDQLMLPYENHLNDIIEIVNSNQKPSHTTPNSIRHVLETICHFENRNKNLAKFIFENPKLKCDSYIHSIIQDLSHGKVRYQPLPEDDLISACNVVVDFISERYPGQLYSN
- the ribB gene encoding 3,4-dihydroxy-2-butanone-4-phosphate synthase, producing the protein MNQKLLAQFGNSQERMENALNALKNGHGVIVTDDEDRENEGDIIFAAETLTESQMALLIRECSGIVCLCLPDEKVDDLGLPMMVEHNSSPYQTAFTISIEAAAGVTTGVSAADRLTTIKAAIADNAQSKDLNHPGHVFPLRAKPGGVLERRGHTESVVDMARLAGLKPYGVLCELTNPDGTMARLPEIVSFALKHNMCVVTVEDLVNYREMNDKVFINSK